The Salminus brasiliensis chromosome 4, fSalBra1.hap2, whole genome shotgun sequence nucleotide sequence AGGAACAGGGTGAGGTCACTCCGATCTCCATAGAAACAGTCTCTGTGGGTTGATCTGCATAAGTAGAGGGAGATGTTTCAGTTCCCCGAGTTCCTCTGAGGACAGACTGATGTAACAGTAGCAGGTTTATATAAGGACACGTCACAATGGAGTCGCTCACTGGGGCCATGGATTTTTACAACGATCAATTTCTCCTGGCTGTTGAAGCCATTACTGTTTTCTGTTTGCCTGTCATTTGGGGGGTGGACTGCCTACAGTATCAATACAGATCAATATATTCTGCATCAGTTACAACAGTGACTCAGCTGTAATTACTGGATGTTCCACAACacgattttttttgtgtgtgtggcaaGAACATGCTCAGGCAGCGTAGGATCATTTTTCAGTACCTCCATAGTTTGTTAAACAGGTGAGTGTGCACACATGTTGCCCTCCGCTTATATTGCAGCTGCTGTGAGGAgcctgcacccccccccccccttcaccaCAGCTACAGGAAGCACTGGTGTGTGACTAATGAATGTTGGAACCGGAGGACAGGTCATTGTTGTCATGGCACTGAAAAGCTGCCTCATGCCACAGCTTGTTGTGGCTCACCCCGTCGGTATGCGTTCAGGCCCCCAGCTCTTTGGGCTACTCCCAGGCTTTGCTCACTTTGTGTGTAGCCTGTGCGCTGGACTGTCCATATAGTCACCAAGACTATTGCACAAGTGTTATAAACTCAGAATTGGGTCGAGGTGCTTGTGCATTCTGCTTACAGTTTGTTGCGTTGGGATTTGGCCTAGAACTGGAGAGCCTACAAGTGTTCTGGCATTCCTTGACCGCAGTTAAGGACTGCGTGGAAGAActtatttatctctctctggCCTTTTATGGTCACTTGCCTGTACAGTCAGGTGTAAAGTAAATCAGGGAATTCCTTTCTGTAAACTGCTGCGGGCATGGGCTCTTGACCCCTTTTGGTATCTTTGTGAATTTTTAGTTGTATAAAAATTTAAGCTTGatacaaattttttttttgttttttttcttttccactACAAACTACAGAATTCAAAGAGGCATTCTCACTCTTTGACAAGGATGGAGATGGCACCATTACAACCAAAGAGTTGGGCACTGTCATGCGCTCTCTGGGCCAAAACCCCACAGAGGCTGAGCTGCAGGACATGATCAATGAAGTTGATGCCGATGGTAAGACAGACACGCATGCATGTGCACTCACAAACATGATGTACTGTAACAATAACCTGTGGAGCTGACATCGGTGCCTCTTCTCCACAGGAAATGGCACGATAGACTTCCCTGAGTTCCTGACCATGATGGCAAGGAAGATGAAGGACACAGACAGTGAGGAGGAGATCAGAGAAGCATTCCGTGTCTTCGATAAGGTAAATCTTCCACTGCATCAACAGAACAAGCCGAGGAGCACTAGTTGTTTGGTCCAGGGCAGTCTTTGACCCAGGATCTCCTCTCCTCTAGGACGGAAATGGGTACATCAGTGCTGCTGAGTTGCGTCATGTGATGACAAACCTGGGGGAGAAGCTGACTGATGAGGAGGTCGATGAGATGATCAGAGAAGCAGACattgatggtgatggtcaggTGAACTACGAAGGTGAGTCACGCGTCACATCTGGTGGCAGCTCATGGCCTCGCAGTTCTGTATTTTCAGCAGTCGTTTGGCTTTACCTGTCGTGCCCCATTTAGGTGTGGCAAGAGAAGATGCAGAAGTTGTCATGACTAAACCACCTTTCCCATCTTTTCTGTGTCTCCACAGAGTTTGTACAGATGATGACGGCGAAGTGAAGGCCTTGTACAGATCCTCTCTTCTATAAAtaatttgcctttttttctgtttaatttatCTGTAAAACGTTAAGTCCCCTCCCCCTCCCGGCTGTCCAAAGGAACTGCATGTAAACTGCATAGGATCTAACTCCTCATGTCCCTTTCTTTTGCTGTCATCGTGTTTTTGGAGTGACGGTGCGGTTACACGATCAGGTGCTTGTTGCGGCGAAAAGGGGGCTGTGGCGCGCAAAAAACCTGCACGTCACATCTGTCTGCCCTCCACCCGATGCGTAGCAAGAGCGGAGACCTGCCAGCTGGCTTGTCACTCGACAACAATGTTGGCAGGGCAACAATGTAGAGGAGTAACTCTGCATGGACTATGGAcaaagtatataatatatatgaaatTTATCAGCATTGCACTActgcaaaaaaaggaaaaaataaaaaaaagacacgGGTGTATCTTCTAGATACTCGTACATAAACTCTTTTTGTATCTGCTGTTCTGTACCAGAGAACTTGTTTGAATCTTATGatgctttttaatgttttcactttcttttctttttttttttctttctttttttttttttttttttttaaacagcttAACGGCATTGTCATGCCTCAAATAATCCATTCCAAgttgtatatttttgttttccaaTAAAATTTACAACCCAGATTTGAAAGGTTTCCTTGTTTCTAGAGCATCCTTAAGCCCTCGATAACTCAAAGCTCTTCAGTATGTTGCCAGTTATGCATCCCTGAGCTGATTTAGTGGGTTCAGTCCACTCACCAATTACATCAACCAGAATGTTTACAATTATTGTAGTAGAAATGGTTCATTTGTAAATCATCATACAATGTATCTCTGAGTCAACTGGTCAAATTACTATGTGTAATCACGAGATAGGATGGGGGTCCGGCCCCCTTGTCAACGCAAAATAAACGTTCATTAAAGTACTCTTGAATGACAACTGTGGTAGAAGTCCTCTTTTGTATTCGTCCCTTTTGTTTTGACTGCACCACACATGCTGGTTATAATCTGTGGAACCTGCAGCACTCAAACACAGTCCAGGGTGAATCGATGGGTTGGGGGCGGGCTACATTTATTGGATGTTTTACAATGCATGTACTAAACCGTTTACTATAGGGTTATTACACTGTAACACATAATGCGCTTgggtttaatttattttaattgaagatAATTCTGTAGCTTTAAGTCACATAGAAAACTGCACTGAAACAGCAATACACATACACTCCTATCAGACACTGTGTTCACCCTCCGTGGTGCTACAGACCGGCTGGGTGAAGAGTAAGCGAAAGGCCTTAAGTGTAGCTGTGTAGCTACTTGGCAGCACATGTTCCAGGTAGCCTAGCAACAGAGCAGAACGTTCTGGCCAGCTCCCAGGGAGATGCCAGCAGACCGAGATGATGCAATGAGCACAGTAACTCCACCACATTAACCGACACGCTGTCGTTACTGCACCACAGAATACACTGGTACATTGACCAGCAGGACGACGTTGAATAGATAGGATTCTATTGGGGCAGCTGCTCACTCATTTTACAGAAATCAAGGGCATTGATACTGTCTCCgctgtctggagcattgctgtg carries:
- the calm2a gene encoding calmodulin 2a (phosphorylase kinase, delta), with product MADQLTEEQIAEFKEAFSLFDKDGDGTITTKELGTVMRSLGQNPTEAELQDMINEVDADGNGTIDFPEFLTMMARKMKDTDSEEEIREAFRVFDKDGNGYISAAELRHVMTNLGEKLTDEEVDEMIREADIDGDGQVNYEEFVQMMTAK